Proteins from a genomic interval of Desulfofustis limnaeus:
- a CDS encoding PilZ domain-containing protein — protein MAHGEKRKFIRLDSLHLLDYIVLDRERSKGRYSMGRTLDVSVNGIKMETVYPLSTDNTLEITVGIEEDLVDMEGRITYCQKEGDRFVSGIEFIRMSPEGRRVFRRYTEAFKQQQKDLQDY, from the coding sequence ATGGCGCACGGTGAAAAACGAAAGTTCATCAGGTTGGACTCCCTGCACCTGCTCGACTATATCGTGCTTGACCGGGAACGGTCGAAAGGGCGTTACTCCATGGGTCGAACCCTCGATGTCAGTGTCAACGGGATCAAGATGGAAACCGTGTACCCGCTGTCCACCGACAACACCCTGGAGATAACCGTCGGTATAGAGGAAGATCTGGTGGACATGGAAGGCCGGATCACCTACTGCCAAAAAGAAGGCGACCGCTTTGTTTCCGGCATCGAGTTCATCAGGATGTCACCCGAAGGACGGCGGGTCTTTCGCCGCTACACGGAGGCCTTCAAGCAACAGCAGAAAGACCTACAGGACTATTGA
- the mtnA gene encoding S-methyl-5-thioribose-1-phosphate isomerase, translated as MNVHGTHYRTIWPDPHDPGIINIIDQRLLPHRFEIKPLHSVEDAHRAIREMMVRGAGLIGATAGYGMHLAAMTADDGQIREKLAEAASLLRSARPTAVNLAWAVRRVLAAAEELPTAAAIRQAAFAAASRIADEDAQFCQAIGQHGKQLLLERWEQKGRKTLNVLTHCNAGWLAFVDYGSATAPIYAARDEGIDLHVWVDETRPWNQGARLTCWELEQEKVPHTLITDNAGGHLMQQGLVDLVIVGSDRTTHTGDVANKIGTYLKALAARDNDIPFYVALPSSTFDWNLDNGSEIQIEQRSGEEITKISGLTEDGRMETIAITAASTRARNDGFDITPARLVTALITERGVVPPRAEAIHMLFADQCSSPEHHIR; from the coding sequence ATGAACGTTCACGGCACCCACTATCGCACCATCTGGCCCGATCCGCATGATCCGGGCATTATCAACATCATCGACCAGCGACTCCTGCCCCATCGATTTGAAATCAAACCCCTACACAGCGTCGAGGATGCCCACCGGGCCATCCGCGAGATGATGGTCAGGGGCGCGGGGCTGATCGGCGCCACCGCCGGCTACGGTATGCACCTGGCCGCCATGACCGCTGATGACGGGCAGATCCGCGAAAAACTGGCCGAAGCGGCATCCCTGCTCAGGTCGGCACGGCCAACCGCCGTCAATCTTGCCTGGGCGGTACGTCGCGTCCTGGCCGCCGCTGAAGAGCTTCCGACCGCGGCCGCCATTCGCCAGGCAGCCTTCGCCGCCGCCTCTCGAATAGCCGACGAGGATGCCCAGTTCTGCCAGGCCATCGGACAGCATGGCAAACAATTATTGTTGGAACGCTGGGAACAGAAGGGGCGGAAAACGTTGAACGTGCTCACCCATTGCAATGCCGGATGGCTCGCCTTCGTCGATTACGGGAGCGCCACGGCTCCCATCTATGCCGCCCGGGACGAAGGCATCGATCTCCATGTCTGGGTGGACGAGACAAGACCGTGGAATCAAGGGGCCAGGCTGACCTGCTGGGAACTGGAGCAGGAGAAGGTTCCCCACACTCTGATCACCGACAATGCCGGCGGCCACCTGATGCAGCAAGGCCTTGTCGACCTGGTTATCGTCGGTTCCGACCGAACCACCCACACCGGCGACGTGGCCAACAAGATTGGTACCTATCTCAAAGCACTGGCCGCTCGGGACAACGACATCCCCTTTTACGTGGCCCTCCCCTCGTCTACTTTCGACTGGAACCTTGACAACGGCTCGGAAATTCAGATAGAACAGAGATCAGGAGAGGAAATTACCAAAATCTCCGGACTCACGGAAGACGGCCGAATGGAGACCATCGCCATCACTGCGGCCTCCACCCGTGCCCGCAACGACGGGTTCGACATCACTCCGGCACGACTGGTCACGGCTCTGATTACCGAGCGGGGCGTGGTTCCGCCCCGAGCCGAAGCGATCCATATGCTGTTCGCCGATCAGTGCTCGTCGCCGGAACATCACATCAGGTAA
- a CDS encoding mannose-1-phosphate guanylyltransferase/mannose-6-phosphate isomerase produces MNHIQPVILAGGTGSRLWPLSREIYPKQLLCLTSDLSLLQNTLRRVLALPGVLAPLIVVGEEHRFITKSQVDELGIDGDYAILLEPTGRNTAPAISGAVEYVRRRGDGDPTVILVLPADHLVRDEHAFAAAVAEGAERARAGAMVTFGIHPRRPETGYGYIERGADNRVTSFKEKPAREDAERYCAEGNYYWNSGMFAFTVPTFRKEMAEHAPQILASMDLAVAAGVRDDRFFRFGRTEMARCPEDSIDYALMEKTGRAEVVAADLGWSDIGSWQALYEVLDKDANGNVSQGDVLLEDTRNSLVRAEDMMVAAVGLEDTLVVETADAVLVAPLSRSQDVKKIVARLKREGRDEFKTHQTVHRPWGCYSVLAIEPRYQIKRITVNAGQKLSLQMHHHRYEHWVVVKGTARVTNGSEEVLVYENQSVYIPAGNRHRLENPGVIPLELIEVQIGSYLGEDDIVRFDDIYGRHGG; encoded by the coding sequence ATGAACCACATCCAGCCGGTCATCCTGGCAGGGGGGACGGGGTCCAGGCTCTGGCCTCTGTCCCGGGAGATTTATCCGAAGCAACTGCTCTGCCTGACTTCTGACCTCTCCCTACTGCAGAACACACTGAGAAGGGTGCTGGCTCTGCCCGGGGTGCTGGCGCCGTTGATTGTTGTCGGTGAGGAGCATCGTTTCATCACCAAGAGTCAGGTGGATGAACTCGGCATCGACGGTGATTATGCCATCCTGTTGGAACCGACCGGTCGCAATACGGCGCCGGCGATTAGCGGCGCGGTCGAGTATGTGCGCCGTCGCGGCGATGGTGATCCCACGGTTATCCTCGTATTACCTGCCGATCACCTGGTTCGCGACGAGCACGCCTTCGCCGCTGCAGTTGCCGAGGGTGCCGAACGGGCCAGAGCGGGGGCGATGGTGACTTTCGGCATTCACCCCCGCCGGCCGGAGACCGGTTACGGATATATTGAACGGGGCGCCGACAACCGGGTCACCTCGTTCAAGGAGAAACCGGCGCGAGAAGATGCCGAACGGTATTGTGCCGAAGGTAATTATTACTGGAACAGCGGCATGTTCGCCTTCACCGTGCCCACGTTCCGGAAGGAAATGGCGGAACACGCCCCGCAGATCCTGGCCAGCATGGATCTGGCCGTGGCGGCCGGGGTCCGGGATGACCGATTCTTCCGTTTCGGCCGGACCGAGATGGCGCGATGCCCGGAAGATTCCATCGACTATGCCTTGATGGAGAAGACCGGCCGAGCCGAGGTGGTGGCCGCGGATCTCGGCTGGAGCGACATCGGCAGCTGGCAGGCTCTCTACGAAGTGCTGGACAAAGATGCCAACGGCAACGTCTCTCAAGGGGACGTGCTCCTCGAGGATACCAGGAATTCGCTGGTTCGTGCCGAGGATATGATGGTGGCCGCCGTCGGCCTGGAGGACACCTTGGTGGTGGAGACGGCTGATGCGGTTCTAGTGGCGCCGTTGTCCCGGTCGCAGGACGTGAAAAAAATCGTCGCCCGCTTGAAACGCGAGGGCCGGGACGAGTTCAAAACACATCAGACCGTTCATCGTCCCTGGGGGTGCTACTCGGTGCTGGCCATTGAACCGCGTTACCAGATCAAGCGGATCACCGTCAATGCCGGGCAGAAGTTGTCGTTACAGATGCACCACCACCGCTACGAACATTGGGTGGTGGTCAAAGGGACGGCCCGGGTGACCAACGGCAGTGAAGAGGTCCTCGTCTATGAGAACCAGTCGGTCTATATTCCTGCCGGTAACCGTCATCGCCTGGAAAACCCGGGGGTCATTCCGCTGGAATTGATTGAGGTGCAGATCGGCAGTTACCTCGGCGAGGACGACATCGTCCGTTTCGACGATATCTATGGGCGTCACGGCGGCTGA